In Thiovulum sp. ES, the genomic stretch AATTGTTGAAAACAATTTTTTAATCTCTTTCTTTTTTGATTTGTCCAGTTTTAAAAATAGAGATAAAAAACTCATTTTCTACGACGAAAGTTTTATGAGTGCATTTCAAGTCAAAAAATCGGATTTGAGTGGTTTTCAAAATTTGACAATTTCAGAACATGATGAATTTTATGGCTATCTAATTCACTGGAGAAATTAATGGAAATTTTCAACTCACTTTTTTTAGAACTCACTCAAATTTTAAGTATGTTCAATTCGGAAATTGCTTCTCTTTTCCGCGAATTAAAAAACGAGGAATCGATAGGAACAATTCTAATGATTTTTGGATTTGCCACTTTTTATGGAGTTGTTCATGCACTTGGACCTGGACACGGGAAATTACTTGTTGCTTCTTATCTTATGACTCGAGAAAATAGTTACAAAAAAGCTTTCAAATTGGGATACATGATTTCAGGAATTCATGCAATTTCTGCTCTCTCAATCACTCTTGTAATCTATTTTATTTTGGAAGCGACAATCTCAAAAAGTTTTGCTGAAGCAAGTTCCGTAACAACACAGATTTCTGGATATTTGATTTTGGCAGTCGGAATTTATATGATTTATGAAAAGTTTTTTGTAAAAGAGGAGAGTGGAGTCGAACTGCTAAAAACTGACAAAAAGGATTTTGGAATCGCTTTTGCGGTTGGAATTGTTCCTTGCCCTGGAGTTATGACAATTACTCTTTTTTCAATAATTGTCTCAAAAGTCTACATTGGAATTATTAGTGCAATTCTTATGAGTTTAGGAATGGGCTTGACAATTTCACTCGCTGGAATTCTTGCTACAAAAATGAAAAAAAGCTCTTCAAACTCCCGTTTTAATTTTTCTGAAATTCTCTCAAATCTAGCTATTTTTGGAATTTTCATACTCGGAATTATATTGGTCTCTTAATTAAAAAGTTGCTATAATTCGCGGACTATCACTATTAAAAACAAATAGTTTGCGATAGAATTAAATAAAATTTTAAAATTGGAGAGTCCCGAAATGGCACTTTTTGAAGATGTTGCAGAAGTAGTTGCAGAGCAATTAAGTATTGAAGTTTCTGAAATTAAACCAGAGTCTAAATTTACAGAAGATTTAGGTGCGGATAGCCTTGATGTTGTTGAATTAGTTATGGCTCTTGAAGAGAAATTTGATCTTGAAATTCCTGATGAACAAGCAGAAGGAATTAAAACAGTTGCTAATGCAATTAAATTTATTGAAGAAAATAAATAGAAATTATCCAAACATTCAAATTGTAATTTGGGGAGCAATCCCCGCAAAAATCAAAATTAATAAATATTAAATTAATAGGTAGGGAGCTTTTATGAGAAGAGTTGTTGTTACAGGTATTGGAATGATTAATGCCCTTGGACACGATAAGGAAACATCTTTTTCTGAAATTGTTGCGGGAAAAACAGGAATTGCAAAAATCACACTTTTTAATACAGATGAACATTCGGTAAAAATTGCGGGTGAAGTTAAAGATTTTGATCCAAAAGAGGTTATGAATCCGAGAGATGTTAAAAAAGCAGATAGATTTATTCAACTCGGTTTTAAGTCGGCAAAAGAGGCGATGGCTGATGCAAATTTAGGTGAAGGTATTGATTACACAAGATTTGGAATTTCATCAGCATCGGGAATTGGTGGATTGGGACATATTGAAAAAAATTCTATTATCGGTGAAACAAAAGCACCTCGAAAAATCTCTCCATTTTTTATTCCATCTGCACTTGTAAATATGCTTGGCGGATTCATCTCAATTGAATATGGATTAAAAGGTCCAAACCTATCTTCTGTTACAGCTTGTGCTGCGGGAACTCATGGAATCAGCGAAGCTGTAAAAACAATTATGCTTGGTGGTGCTGACCGAATGCTTGTCGTAACAGCAGAATCTGCTATCTGTTCAGTTGGAATTGGTGGTTTTGCTTCAATGAAAGCTCTTTCAACTAGAAACGACGAACCTGAAAAAGCTTCTCGACCATTTGATGCGGAACGAGATGGTTTTGTAATGGGAGAAGGTTCGGCTTCGCTTGTTCTTGAAGATTATGAAAGTGCGGTAGCTCGAGGTGCAAAAATCTATGGTGAAATTATCGGATTTGGTGAAAGTGGAGATGCAAATCATATCACTTCACCAGTTGTTGATGGTCCATATCGAGCAATTAAGTCGGCGATGGAAATGGCAGAACGAGTTACAGGCGAAAGACCAAATGTTGATTACATCAATGCACACGGGACTTCAACTCCAGCAAATGATAAAAATGAGACTTCAGCAATCAAGATGATTTTCGGCGATAATATTCCACCTGTGAGTTCTACAAAAGGTCAAACAGGACATTGTCTCGGTGCTGCTGGTGGAATTGAAGCAGTCGTTTCATTAATGGCAATGGAACAAGGTGTAATTCCTCCAACAATCAACTACGAAAATCCTGATGCAGATTGCGATCTTGATTATGTTCCAAACGAAAAACGAGAAGCCGAATTAAATACAGTCATGAGTAATTCATTTGGTTTTGGTGGAACAAACGGGGTTCTTATTTTCAAAAAGGTGAAATAAAAACCTATGGCTATATATTTAGATTTTGAGGAAAAACTCAAAAAAATTCAAGATTCTGTTCTTTCGGCAAAACTCAAAAACGACGAACATGCCGTTCAAATTTTAGAAGAAGAGCAGAATGAAATGGTGGAAAAAGTTTTTTCCTCTCTTTCGCCATATCAGAAACTACAACTTGCAAGACATCCAAATCGTCCATATTCACTTGATTACATTCGTTTGATTATGACAAACGAGTATGAAATTCACGGCGACCGACATTTTGCAGATGACAAGTCAATTGTCGCATTTATGGGATATATTGGCGAACAGAAATTTATGGTGATTGGTGAGCAAAAAGGTCGTGGGACAAAAAATAAGATTTTCCGAAATTTTGGAATGCCACAACCTGAAGGCTATCGAAAAGCTTTAAGAGTTGCAAAACTTGCTGAAAAATTCAACATTCCAATTCTCTTTCTTGTGGATACTCCAGGGGCTTACCCAGGTTTAGGAGCTGAAGAGAGAAATCAGAGCGAAGCAATTGCACGAAATCTACTTGAATTTAGCAAATTGAAAGTGCCGACAATTTCCGTAG encodes the following:
- a CDS encoding ABC-type uncharacterized transport system, permease component (PFAM: High-affinity nickel-transport protein), whose amino-acid sequence is MEIFNSLFLELTQILSMFNSEIASLFRELKNEESIGTILMIFGFATFYGVVHALGPGHGKLLVASYLMTRENSYKKAFKLGYMISGIHAISALSITLVIYFILEATISKSFAEASSVTTQISGYLILAVGIYMIYEKFFVKEESGVELLKTDKKDFGIAFAVGIVPCPGVMTITLFSIIVSKVYIGIISAILMSLGMGLTISLAGILATKMKKSSSNSRFNFSEILSNLAIFGIFILGIILVS
- a CDS encoding beta-ketoacyl-acyl-carrier-protein synthase II (PFAM: Beta-ketoacyl synthase, N-terminal domain; Beta-ketoacyl synthase, C-terminal domain~TIGRFAM: beta-ketoacyl-acyl-carrier-protein synthase II); the encoded protein is MRRVVVTGIGMINALGHDKETSFSEIVAGKTGIAKITLFNTDEHSVKIAGEVKDFDPKEVMNPRDVKKADRFIQLGFKSAKEAMADANLGEGIDYTRFGISSASGIGGLGHIEKNSIIGETKAPRKISPFFIPSALVNMLGGFISIEYGLKGPNLSSVTACAAGTHGISEAVKTIMLGGADRMLVVTAESAICSVGIGGFASMKALSTRNDEPEKASRPFDAERDGFVMGEGSASLVLEDYESAVARGAKIYGEIIGFGESGDANHITSPVVDGPYRAIKSAMEMAERVTGERPNVDYINAHGTSTPANDKNETSAIKMIFGDNIPPVSSTKGQTGHCLGAAGGIEAVVSLMAMEQGVIPPTINYENPDADCDLDYVPNEKREAELNTVMSNSFGFGGTNGVLIFKKVK
- a CDS encoding acyl carrier protein (PFAM: Phosphopantetheine attachment site~TIGRFAM: acyl carrier protein), with translation MALFEDVAEVVAEQLSIEVSEIKPESKFTEDLGADSLDVVELVMALEEKFDLEIPDEQAEGIKTVANAIKFIEENK
- a CDS encoding acetyl-CoA carboxylase, carboxyl transferase, alpha subunit (PFAM: Acetyl co-enzyme A carboxylase carboxyltransferase alpha subunit~TIGRFAM: acetyl-CoA carboxylase, carboxyl transferase, alpha subunit) → MAIYLDFEEKLKKIQDSVLSAKLKNDEHAVQILEEEQNEMVEKVFSSLSPYQKLQLARHPNRPYSLDYIRLIMTNEYEIHGDRHFADDKSIVAFMGYIGEQKFMVIGEQKGRGTKNKIFRNFGMPQPEGYRKALRVAKLAEKFNIPILFLVDTPGAYPGLGAEERNQSEAIARNLLEFSKLKVPTISVVIGEGGSGGALAIGVADTLAMMRYSVFSVISPEGCAAILWKDPAMVETATEALKITAEDLIELKLVDKIVEEPLIGAHREREKTAEILKDFVISEHKRLSAFSLDELLENRYNRIASLGAFEEREIERVSEIAETEKENDEQNGTSSETE